In Paenibacillus algicola, a genomic segment contains:
- the accC gene encoding acetyl-CoA carboxylase biotin carboxylase subunit: MTFQKVLIANRGEIAVRIIRACREMGISTVAVYSEPDHDSLHVKLADEAYCIGPTLSKDSYLNITNIMSVATLTECDAIHPGYGFLAENADFAEICESCNITFIGPSADAISKMGDKAVAKQTMKDAGVPVIPGSDGLVEDLNEAVMIARDIGYPVIIKATAGGGGKGIRIADDEESLIKQITTAQQEAQKAFGNAGVYLEKFLTGMKHVEIQIIADRHGNAVHLGERDCSVQRRRQKLVEEAPCPVLTPEVRERMGKAAVRAAKAVHYSGAGTLEFLLGPDDQFYFMEMNTRIQVEHPVTEMITGVDLIKEMISVSEGHPLSFKQEEVVINGWSMECRINAENPDKGFMPAPGKIQFYLPPGGPGVRVDSAAYPGYTITPFYDSMIAKLIVWAPTREEAIAKMKRALVEFEIEGIHTTIPFHQKLLNHPVFLQGDFDIKFLEDHEV; the protein is encoded by the coding sequence ATGACTTTCCAAAAAGTGCTGATTGCAAACCGCGGCGAAATTGCGGTGCGCATCATTCGTGCGTGCCGGGAAATGGGCATTTCCACGGTTGCTGTATATTCCGAGCCGGATCATGATTCCCTTCATGTCAAGCTGGCGGATGAAGCCTACTGCATAGGTCCCACCCTGTCCAAGGACAGCTACTTGAACATTACAAATATTATGAGTGTCGCCACACTGACAGAGTGTGACGCGATTCATCCCGGCTACGGCTTTCTCGCTGAAAACGCTGACTTCGCTGAAATTTGCGAGTCTTGCAATATTACGTTCATTGGCCCTTCGGCGGATGCCATTTCCAAAATGGGCGACAAGGCGGTGGCCAAGCAGACAATGAAGGATGCCGGCGTGCCTGTTATTCCCGGCTCCGATGGCCTGGTAGAGGATCTGAACGAGGCAGTTATGATCGCGCGGGATATCGGCTACCCTGTTATTATCAAGGCCACGGCCGGCGGCGGTGGCAAAGGCATCCGCATCGCGGATGACGAGGAATCCCTGATCAAGCAGATTACTACTGCGCAGCAGGAAGCCCAGAAGGCATTCGGCAATGCTGGCGTTTATCTGGAGAAGTTTCTAACCGGCATGAAGCACGTTGAAATTCAGATTATTGCGGACCGTCATGGTAATGCCGTGCATTTGGGAGAGCGTGACTGCTCCGTTCAGCGCCGCCGTCAGAAGCTCGTAGAGGAAGCGCCTTGTCCGGTGCTGACTCCAGAGGTTCGGGAGCGCATGGGGAAGGCAGCGGTCCGTGCAGCAAAGGCTGTTCATTACTCTGGGGCCGGTACGCTGGAATTTCTGCTGGGACCGGATGATCAGTTTTATTTCATGGAGATGAATACAAGGATTCAGGTCGAGCATCCTGTAACCGAGATGATTACCGGGGTTGACCTGATCAAAGAGATGATTTCCGTGTCCGAAGGGCATCCACTGTCCTTCAAGCAGGAAGAGGTCGTGATTAACGGCTGGTCTATGGAATGCCGGATCAATGCGGAGAATCCCGACAAAGGCTTTATGCCGGCACCGGGCAAAATCCAGTTCTATCTTCCTCCTGGCGGCCCGGGCGTTCGCGTGGACAGCGCGGCTTATCCGGGATACACGATTACGCCTTTTTACGATTCCATGATTGCCAAGCTGATTGTCTGGGCTCCGACCCGGGAAGAAGCCATCGCCAAGATGAAGCGTGCTTTGGTGGAGTTTGAGATCGAGGGTATTCATACTACGATTCCTTTTCACCAGAAGCTGTTGAACCATCCGGTTTTTCTTCAGGGTGACTTCGACATCAAATTCCTGGAGGATCACGAGGTGTAG
- a CDS encoding Asp23/Gls24 family envelope stress response protein, protein MADSLQTPTEFERTDIGQIQISPEVIEVIAGLATVEVKGVAGMSGGFAGGIVELLGRKNLSKGVTVEVGQREAAVDVSVIVEYGHRLPEVASEIQRNVKRSIENMTGLNVVEVNVHIHDVHFAKTSEKHEDPDHIQRVK, encoded by the coding sequence ATGGCAGATTCATTGCAGACGCCGACCGAATTTGAACGGACGGATATCGGTCAGATCCAGATCTCACCGGAAGTCATCGAGGTTATTGCGGGACTGGCTACGGTAGAGGTTAAAGGCGTGGCTGGAATGAGCGGCGGCTTTGCCGGCGGCATTGTCGAACTGCTCGGCCGCAAGAACCTCTCCAAGGGAGTTACGGTTGAAGTGGGCCAGCGCGAAGCTGCTGTTGATGTATCCGTGATCGTAGAGTACGGTCACCGGCTGCCCGAGGTAGCCAGTGAAATTCAGCGCAACGTAAAGCGCTCCATTGAGAATATGACTGGACTGAATGTGGTGGAAGTCAATGTGCATATCCATGATGTGCATTTTGCCAAAACCAGCGAGAAGCATGAGGATCCGGACCATATCCAGCGAGTGAAATAA
- the amaP gene encoding alkaline shock response membrane anchor protein AmaP produces the protein MAKILDRFMLFIYSLSIGAISIVAILLLSGVIPYDLTFDQEQVLFLSCIITAAVLLLMSIRFFYISIRRDRTTTNSIDQRTEYGDIQISVETIENLCLKAASRVRGVRDLKARIKVSQAGLDITIRAVVDGEESIPALTTEVQKQVHDFVEDTTGIPVSGVAVYIANVVQAPSFKSRVE, from the coding sequence ATGGCTAAAATCCTGGACCGCTTTATGCTTTTTATTTACAGCTTGAGCATCGGCGCTATATCCATCGTTGCCATCCTCCTGCTGAGCGGTGTTATTCCCTATGATCTGACCTTCGACCAGGAACAAGTGCTGTTTCTTAGCTGTATCATTACAGCGGCTGTTCTTCTGCTGATGAGTATCCGGTTCTTCTATATCTCCATCCGCCGTGATCGCACAACGACAAATTCCATTGATCAGCGCACTGAATATGGAGATATTCAGATTTCTGTGGAAACGATCGAGAATTTGTGCCTGAAGGCTGCTTCCCGTGTTCGGGGAGTTCGGGATCTAAAGGCAAGAATCAAGGTATCCCAGGCAGGCCTGGACATTACGATTCGCGCTGTGGTAGATGGCGAGGAATCCATCCCGGCCCTGACCACCGAGGTTCAGAAGCAGGTCCACGATTTCGTGGAGGATACAACAGGAATACCGGTTTCCGGCGTCGCCGTGTATATTGCAAACGTGGTTCAGGCGCCCAGCTTCAAGAGCCGCGTAGAATAG
- a CDS encoding DUF2273 domain-containing protein: protein MSWKAIWESHGGRIFGVASGLVCGFIYLAFGFWDMLFFAFVVFIGYTFGKRSDLRQGPLYRWQEWGRWLTERWRLFK from the coding sequence ATGTCATGGAAAGCGATATGGGAGAGTCACGGAGGACGAATCTTTGGTGTGGCCAGCGGTCTGGTCTGTGGGTTCATTTATTTAGCATTTGGATTTTGGGATATGCTGTTCTTTGCATTTGTGGTATTTATCGGCTACACCTTCGGTAAACGAAGTGATCTTCGTCAAGGCCCCCTGTATCGCTGGCAGGAATGGGGGCGCTGGTTGACGGAGCGGTGGCGGCTGTTTAAATGA
- the nusB gene encoding transcription antitermination factor NusB, which yields MKRRVIREIAVQSLYQMEMNDVQSGEAVAMLLSEAAEENETERSIDGDEDSVRDTLLQLVNGCWKVKDSVDGVLTDYLKGWQVSRLSRVDRQILRLAVYEMVYRDDVPGKVAVNEAIELSKHFGTEESGKFVNGVLGKMLQDLEQVTARLEGSAE from the coding sequence ATGAAAAGACGTGTCATCAGGGAAATTGCAGTTCAAAGCTTGTATCAAATGGAAATGAACGATGTACAGAGCGGGGAAGCCGTTGCCATGCTGCTGTCTGAAGCAGCCGAGGAGAATGAGACCGAGCGCAGCATAGACGGCGATGAAGACAGCGTCCGCGATACCCTGCTTCAGCTTGTTAACGGCTGCTGGAAGGTGAAAGACAGCGTGGATGGTGTGCTGACAGACTATTTGAAGGGCTGGCAGGTTAGCCGTCTGTCTCGCGTAGACCGTCAAATTTTGCGTCTGGCTGTCTATGAGATGGTCTACCGTGATGACGTGCCTGGCAAGGTGGCCGTGAATGAAGCGATCGAGCTGTCCAAGCATTTTGGCACGGAGGAGTCAGGCAAGTTCGTCAATGGCGTACTGGGGAAAATGCTTCAGGATCTGGAGCAGGTAACGGCACGCCTGGAAGGCTCTGCCGAGTAG
- the folD gene encoding bifunctional methylenetetrahydrofolate dehydrogenase/methenyltetrahydrofolate cyclohydrolase FolD, whose translation MSANVISGTQVSQEIRETIKEEVKELAGKGVTPGLAVVLVGEDQASQVYVRNKAKACETLGFYSEVHRLEASTSQEELLALVDKLNQNKQIHGILVQLPLPKHIEEKAVIDAIAVEKDVDGFHPVNVGNLVIGEDSLLPCTPAGVIELIKRTGLTLEGKHAVVIGRSNIVGKPVSLLLQREHATVTMCHSRTANMQEIARQADVLVVAIGIANKVDASYIKPGAVVIDVGINRLDSGKLAGDVDYESAKEAAGYITPVPGGVGPMTITMLMQNTLLAAKRLNGLA comes from the coding sequence ATGAGTGCAAACGTAATTAGCGGAACACAGGTGTCGCAGGAAATTCGGGAGACCATCAAGGAGGAAGTCAAGGAGCTTGCAGGCAAGGGTGTCACTCCCGGTCTGGCTGTTGTACTGGTCGGCGAAGACCAGGCTTCCCAGGTTTATGTCCGCAATAAAGCAAAGGCCTGCGAAACGCTCGGCTTTTATTCCGAGGTGCACCGTCTTGAGGCATCAACCAGTCAGGAGGAGCTGCTTGCGCTGGTGGACAAGCTGAACCAGAACAAGCAGATTCACGGCATTCTCGTGCAGCTGCCGCTGCCAAAGCATATTGAGGAGAAAGCGGTGATTGACGCGATTGCTGTTGAAAAAGACGTAGATGGCTTCCATCCCGTTAACGTGGGTAACCTGGTCATCGGAGAGGACAGCCTGCTTCCTTGTACGCCGGCAGGGGTTATTGAATTGATCAAACGCACCGGTTTAACGCTTGAAGGCAAGCACGCCGTTGTTATCGGGAGATCCAATATTGTCGGCAAACCCGTATCCCTGCTGCTGCAGCGGGAGCATGCAACCGTAACGATGTGTCACTCCCGCACGGCTAATATGCAGGAGATCGCAAGACAGGCTGACGTTCTCGTGGTCGCCATTGGTATTGCGAACAAGGTGGATGCTTCCTACATCAAGCCGGGCGCCGTTGTCATTGATGTAGGCATCAACCGTCTGGACAGCGGCAAGCTGGCGGGCGATGTGGATTATGAATCCGCTAAAGAGGCTGCCGGCTATATTACTCCGGTTCCCGGCGGTGTGGGCCCGATGACAATCACCATGCTGATGCAGAACACGCTGCTGGCGGCGAAGCGCCTGAACGGGCTGGCCTAA
- the xseA gene encoding exodeoxyribonuclease VII large subunit, translated as MKPAEPQRVLSVKDLNRYIRMKMDGDPRLSDVWIRGEISNFTHHSSGHMYFTLKDEGSRVKSIMFSAHNQKLPFIPKEGARVIARGNVTVYERDGQYQFYATHMQPDGIGSLYLAFEQLKKKLESEGLFSAERKRPIPSYPQTIGVITSPTGAAVRDIMITLRRRYPQAKVVLYPVLVQGKGAAASIVKGITVLNRLQEAELLIVGRGGGSLEELWAFNEEPVARAIYASGIPVISAVGHETDFTIADFTADLRAATPTAAAELAVPNQLELKERLREREKQLRQSLQQSLRRRREQLSSLQRSPALVHPRRYMLRHAERLDLLKVRLQGSLQGHTRYSRERLASLNQGLVRLNPKVQAEAGRRRKDDASDQLKQAMQFILRSKRQELLSRIRHLDALSPLKVMSRGYSLVYDEHESRLIKKTSEVQPGDLVQVKVSDGSLQCQIWGIKEEKEHVE; from the coding sequence ATGAAACCGGCCGAGCCGCAGCGCGTTCTTTCCGTCAAGGACTTGAACCGCTATATCCGGATGAAAATGGACGGAGATCCCCGGCTTTCGGACGTGTGGATTCGGGGAGAGATTTCGAATTTTACGCATCATTCCAGCGGTCACATGTATTTCACGCTCAAGGATGAGGGCAGCCGTGTCAAGTCAATCATGTTCTCGGCTCACAACCAGAAGCTTCCCTTTATTCCGAAGGAAGGTGCCCGGGTTATTGCTCGAGGTAATGTGACGGTGTATGAACGGGATGGACAGTATCAGTTCTACGCCACTCACATGCAGCCGGACGGGATCGGATCCTTGTATTTGGCCTTTGAGCAGCTAAAAAAGAAGCTTGAAAGTGAAGGGCTGTTCTCCGCGGAGCGCAAACGCCCTATACCCTCTTACCCTCAGACGATCGGGGTTATTACCTCGCCCACCGGCGCTGCGGTCAGGGACATCATGATTACACTTCGACGCCGTTATCCACAGGCTAAAGTGGTGCTTTACCCCGTGCTGGTGCAGGGGAAGGGGGCTGCGGCCTCGATCGTCAAGGGTATTACGGTGCTGAATCGGCTGCAAGAAGCAGAGCTGCTCATCGTAGGCCGGGGCGGCGGCTCGCTTGAAGAGCTGTGGGCCTTTAACGAGGAGCCGGTGGCGAGAGCTATTTATGCTTCCGGAATACCTGTCATTTCTGCAGTAGGTCATGAGACGGATTTCACCATCGCGGATTTCACGGCTGACCTCCGGGCGGCGACCCCGACAGCGGCCGCCGAGCTGGCTGTTCCCAATCAGCTGGAGCTGAAGGAAAGGCTGCGGGAACGGGAGAAGCAGCTCCGGCAGAGCCTGCAGCAGTCCCTTCGCAGAAGGCGTGAACAGCTGTCCTCGCTGCAACGCTCTCCGGCACTGGTGCATCCTCGCCGCTACATGCTCCGGCATGCCGAGCGGCTGGATCTGCTCAAAGTGCGGCTGCAGGGCAGTCTGCAGGGACATACACGCTACAGCCGGGAGCGCTTGGCTTCTCTGAATCAGGGATTGGTTCGGCTGAATCCGAAGGTTCAGGCCGAGGCGGGACGCAGGAGAAAGGATGACGCCAGCGATCAGCTAAAGCAAGCGATGCAGTTTATTTTGCGGTCGAAACGACAGGAGCTTCTATCAAGAATCCGCCATCTGGATGCACTCAGTCCACTGAAGGTCATGTCGCGCGGCTACAGCCTGGTCTATGATGAGCACGAAAGTCGGCTGATCAAGAAGACGAGCGAGGTTCAGCCCGGCGATCTGGTTCAGGTCAAGGTCAGTGACGGCTCTTTGCAATGTCAAATCTGGGGAATCAAGGAGGAGAAGGAACATGTCGAGTGA
- the xseB gene encoding exodeoxyribonuclease VII small subunit encodes MSSEAEMSFEEAMEQLELIVGQLEDGDVPLEKAIDLYQKGMKLSQLCSQKLEQVEQKIEMVVEEGGEVKRRPFGTSMEESGELE; translated from the coding sequence ATGTCGAGTGAAGCAGAGATGAGCTTTGAGGAAGCAATGGAGCAGCTGGAGCTGATTGTCGGCCAGCTGGAGGATGGAGACGTGCCTTTGGAGAAAGCCATAGATCTGTACCAGAAGGGAATGAAGCTATCCCAGCTGTGCAGCCAGAAGCTGGAGCAGGTCGAACAAAAAATCGAGATGGTCGTGGAGGAAGGCGGAGAGGTTAAGCGCCGTCCGTTCGGCACATCCATGGAGGAGTCGGGTGAGCTTGAATAA
- a CDS encoding polyprenyl synthetase family protein, translating to MNDQLGSFLPSQWSVPQSLQESMSYSLMAGGKRMRPLLVVAACEAGGGKREAALPVACAVEMVHTYSLIHDDLPAMDDDDFRRGKPTNHKVFGEAAAILAGDALLTHAFYSVVQASRQHGVPADAVLAIVEELSEYAGPRGMVGGQVADMEGEQGLTNLEQLEYIHLHKTSDLIMFSLLAGGRIAGVEENALQALRTFGHHLGLAFQIQDDILDLTGDEAKLGKKVQSDVKQQKVTYPYFIGLEASQQKVEQLTREAKEVIEGAGLKDVQRLLEIADYLMSRDH from the coding sequence ATGAATGATCAGCTGGGCAGCTTCCTGCCATCACAGTGGAGTGTGCCGCAAAGCTTGCAGGAATCCATGTCCTACTCCCTGATGGCGGGAGGCAAACGGATGCGGCCGCTGCTTGTGGTCGCCGCCTGCGAGGCAGGCGGCGGGAAGCGGGAGGCTGCGCTTCCGGTAGCCTGCGCAGTTGAAATGGTGCATACATACTCTTTAATTCATGATGATCTCCCGGCCATGGACGATGATGACTTTCGACGCGGCAAGCCGACGAATCATAAGGTGTTCGGTGAGGCGGCGGCTATATTGGCCGGGGACGCTCTGCTCACCCATGCATTTTACAGTGTCGTTCAAGCCTCTAGGCAGCACGGGGTCCCTGCTGATGCAGTGCTCGCTATTGTCGAGGAGCTCTCGGAGTACGCCGGCCCGAGGGGCATGGTCGGAGGTCAGGTGGCTGATATGGAAGGCGAGCAGGGCCTTACGAATCTGGAGCAGCTGGAGTATATTCACCTCCACAAGACCAGTGATCTGATCATGTTCTCGCTGCTGGCTGGCGGCAGAATCGCTGGTGTGGAGGAGAATGCGCTGCAGGCACTGCGAACGTTCGGTCATCATCTGGGGCTGGCTTTTCAAATTCAAGATGACATTCTGGATCTGACCGGAGATGAAGCCAAACTGGGCAAAAAGGTACAAAGCGACGTCAAGCAGCAGAAGGTTACGTATCCGTACTTTATCGGCCTGGAGGCTTCACAGCAGAAGGTAGAGCAGCTAACTCGGGAAGCGAAGGAAGTTATTGAAGGTGCGGGATTAAAGGATGTTCAGCGTCTTTTGGAAATTGCCGATTATCTGATGTCCCGGGACCACTAA
- the dxs gene encoding 1-deoxy-D-xylulose-5-phosphate synthase — protein sequence MLLPTIQQPEHLKTLSVEELVELAAEIRQFLIEKLSVTGGHLASNLGVVELTLALHYCFDSPSDKMIFDVGHQAYVHKILTGRKDQFDTLRKYKGLCGFVKRTESEHDVWEAGHSSTSLSAAMGMALARDLKGGSNRVVAVIGDGALTGGMAFEALNHIGHEKKKLMVILNDNEMSIAPNVGAMHNYLSKIRSDRHYLRAKDEVESLLKRIPAIGDRLAKTAQNVKDSLKYMMVPGILFEELGFTYLGPVDGHDLGKLMDTLRQADNVDGPVFIHVITTKGKGYHPAENDSHKWHGISPYKIESGQVLKSVGNPQYTDVFGATLVELGKQDDRIVAVTPAMPGGSGLIPFSKEFPDRMIDVGIAEQHAATMCAALAMEGMKPVFAVYSTFMQRAYDQIVHDICRHNANVMFAIDRAGFVGADGETHQGVYDIAFMRHIPNLVMMMPKDENELRHMMYTALEYNDGPIAYRYPRLSGLGVSLDEELRTIPIGSWEKLSSGEGCAILAAGPMVQLAETAADMLKREGVQVQIVNARFMKPLDTGMLDQLATSHTAMIVLEEASQAGSLGSAVLEYFAEQGAYDAVVSLMGIEDRFIEHGSVEQQRAEVGLTAEAVCARVRELTAPAVGARNKRSVSS from the coding sequence GTGCTGCTTCCAACAATACAGCAACCGGAGCATTTAAAAACACTGTCGGTTGAGGAACTGGTCGAGCTGGCGGCCGAAATCCGCCAGTTTCTAATCGAAAAGCTATCGGTAACCGGCGGACATCTTGCATCGAATCTGGGAGTGGTGGAGCTCACGCTGGCCTTGCATTATTGCTTTGACAGTCCTTCCGATAAAATGATCTTTGATGTGGGCCATCAGGCTTATGTTCATAAAATATTGACTGGGCGCAAGGACCAGTTTGACACGCTCCGTAAATACAAGGGGCTGTGCGGCTTCGTCAAGCGCACCGAGAGTGAGCATGACGTTTGGGAAGCGGGCCACAGCAGCACCTCGCTGTCTGCAGCGATGGGCATGGCGCTCGCTCGTGATTTGAAGGGCGGCAGCAACCGCGTCGTAGCCGTAATCGGGGATGGAGCTTTAACCGGCGGCATGGCGTTTGAAGCATTGAACCATATTGGCCATGAGAAGAAGAAGCTGATGGTCATTCTGAATGATAATGAGATGTCGATCGCCCCAAATGTAGGTGCGATGCACAATTATTTGAGCAAGATTCGCTCAGACCGCCACTACCTTCGAGCGAAGGATGAGGTGGAGAGCCTGCTCAAGCGGATTCCGGCGATCGGAGATCGTCTCGCCAAGACGGCACAGAACGTAAAGGACAGCCTGAAGTATATGATGGTGCCGGGGATTCTTTTTGAAGAGCTGGGCTTTACTTATCTGGGACCCGTAGACGGGCATGATCTGGGCAAGCTGATGGATACACTGCGCCAGGCGGATAATGTGGACGGACCGGTGTTCATTCATGTAATTACGACAAAGGGCAAGGGATACCATCCTGCAGAGAACGATTCGCATAAATGGCACGGGATCTCTCCTTACAAGATTGAGTCCGGACAGGTATTGAAATCCGTGGGTAATCCGCAATATACGGATGTGTTCGGCGCGACACTGGTGGAGCTGGGCAAGCAGGATGATCGTATTGTCGCTGTAACTCCGGCCATGCCGGGAGGGTCGGGGCTCATTCCTTTCAGCAAGGAATTCCCGGACCGAATGATTGATGTCGGTATCGCAGAGCAGCATGCAGCGACGATGTGCGCGGCCCTGGCTATGGAAGGGATGAAGCCGGTGTTTGCGGTGTACTCTACCTTTATGCAGCGTGCGTATGATCAGATTGTGCATGATATTTGCCGGCATAACGCCAATGTGATGTTCGCGATTGACCGGGCCGGCTTTGTCGGTGCCGACGGAGAAACCCATCAAGGGGTATACGATATCGCATTTATGCGTCACATTCCCAACCTTGTCATGATGATGCCGAAGGATGAGAATGAGCTTCGTCATATGATGTATACGGCGCTTGAATACAATGATGGCCCGATTGCATACCGTTATCCGCGCCTGAGCGGATTGGGTGTAAGCCTGGACGAAGAGCTGCGGACGATCCCGATCGGTTCTTGGGAGAAGCTGAGCAGTGGAGAGGGCTGTGCTATTCTGGCGGCAGGACCTATGGTGCAGCTGGCTGAGACGGCCGCTGATATGCTGAAGCGTGAAGGGGTTCAGGTACAGATCGTAAACGCGCGGTTTATGAAACCGCTGGATACGGGAATGCTGGATCAACTGGCGACTTCCCACACTGCGATGATCGTGCTGGAGGAAGCTTCTCAAGCAGGCAGTCTTGGCAGCGCCGTGCTGGAGTATTTTGCAGAGCAAGGGGCTTATGATGCTGTCGTTTCCCTGATGGGAATTGAGGACCGCTTCATTGAGCACGGCAGTGTCGAGCAGCAGAGGGCAGAGGTAGGCTTAACTGCCGAAGCAGTATGCGCACGGGTAAGAGAACTGACTGCACCTGCGGTCGGTGCGCGGAACAAGCGCAGTGTCTCATCCTAG
- a CDS encoding TlyA family RNA methyltransferase, which translates to MDSIQKERIDLLLVEQGFYDSREKAKAAIMAGLVYAGTERIEKAGMKIPRSAEIRVKGALHPYVSRGGLKLEKAIRTFGLDLKGVSMLDIGSSTGGFTDCALQHGASYVYAIDVGYNQLDWSLRNDDRVQVMERTNFRYMTPEELKGPSPDFASIDVSFISLKLILPVLKVLIGKPGDVAALIKPQFEAGREKVGKSGVVRDPKVHREVLQEVLGFAAQLGFSLKGLTFSPITGGEGNIEFLAHWAVTADEPGLLTEAPEQEKEHIPEALSKLIEDTVKQAAHTFTGNSSK; encoded by the coding sequence ATGGATTCCATACAAAAAGAACGCATTGATCTTTTGCTCGTAGAGCAGGGGTTTTATGACAGCCGGGAGAAGGCGAAGGCCGCCATTATGGCCGGCCTCGTCTATGCCGGAACAGAACGGATCGAGAAAGCGGGAATGAAAATTCCCCGCTCGGCCGAGATTCGGGTAAAGGGTGCACTGCACCCTTATGTAAGCCGTGGGGGACTTAAGCTGGAGAAGGCTATTCGGACCTTCGGACTGGATCTAAAAGGAGTAAGCATGCTGGACATCGGATCTTCTACCGGCGGCTTTACAGACTGCGCGCTTCAGCATGGAGCTTCGTACGTCTATGCCATTGATGTCGGGTACAATCAGCTGGACTGGTCGCTGCGCAATGACGATCGTGTCCAGGTGATGGAACGGACGAATTTTCGCTATATGACGCCAGAAGAGCTGAAGGGTCCGAGTCCTGATTTTGCGAGCATTGATGTATCGTTTATCTCACTTAAGCTCATCCTGCCCGTCCTGAAGGTGTTAATTGGTAAGCCGGGAGATGTCGCTGCGCTGATCAAGCCCCAGTTCGAGGCCGGACGGGAGAAGGTGGGCAAATCCGGTGTGGTCCGGGATCCCAAGGTTCACCGGGAGGTGCTTCAAGAGGTGCTCGGATTTGCAGCACAGCTTGGCTTCAGCCTCAAGGGACTTACTTTTTCGCCCATTACCGGCGGTGAAGGAAATATTGAATTTCTGGCGCATTGGGCAGTGACTGCCGATGAGCCGGGCCTGCTGACGGAAGCACCGGAGCAAGAGAAGGAACATATTCCTGAGGCTCTGAGCAAGCTGATCGAGGATACGGTCAAACAGGCGGCTCATACATTCACGGGAAACTCATCGAAATGA
- the ahrC gene encoding transcriptional regulator AhrC/ArgR has protein sequence MKGQRHIKIRDIITHQEIETQDELVEALRDAGFQVTQATVSRDIKELLLIKVPMDDGRYKYSMPTDQRYNPVQKLKRALVDNFVHIDRTGNLVVMKCLPGTANSVAVLLDNMEWSHIMGTICGDDTILMICRTEEDSETVVTQIMGYIS, from the coding sequence ATGAAGGGACAACGCCATATCAAAATCCGGGACATTATTACTCATCAGGAGATCGAGACGCAGGATGAGCTGGTTGAAGCACTGCGCGACGCAGGCTTTCAGGTCACACAGGCGACGGTATCAAGGGATATCAAGGAGCTGCTGCTGATCAAGGTCCCGATGGATGACGGACGATACAAATATTCCATGCCGACGGACCAAAGGTATAATCCCGTGCAGAAGCTAAAGCGGGCCTTGGTAGACAATTTTGTGCATATTGACAGAACGGGTAACCTGGTTGTCATGAAATGCTTGCCAGGGACGGCAAATTCCGTCGCGGTGCTGCTTGACAACATGGAATGGTCACATATTATGGGAACGATATGCGGCGATGACACGATACTCATGATCTGCCGGACCGAAGAAGACAGCGAGACCGTCGTCACGCAAATCATGGGGTATATTTCCTGA